From Streptomyces sp. NBC_01754, a single genomic window includes:
- a CDS encoding SSI family serine proteinase inhibitor, with product MLRRLTLTAVASLAALTTAAPAATAVTPLLPLPPLPVLQHDRLLSRSDPSGQTRLTVTVSESGNPTADGTFELKCGPAGGSHPEAQRACDLLDEAVDSGKNPFVPTERNAMCTMQAGGPAAARVEGTWHGQPVDARFSRANGCEISRWNNLVPVLPSAR from the coding sequence ATGCTGCGCCGCCTCACCCTCACCGCCGTGGCCTCCCTCGCCGCGCTGACCACCGCCGCGCCCGCCGCCACGGCGGTCACCCCCCTGCTGCCGCTGCCGCCCCTCCCGGTGCTCCAGCACGACCGGCTCCTCTCCCGGAGCGACCCCTCCGGGCAGACCCGCCTCACCGTGACGGTCTCGGAGTCCGGCAACCCCACGGCCGACGGAACCTTCGAGCTGAAGTGCGGTCCGGCCGGCGGCAGCCACCCGGAGGCCCAGCGGGCCTGCGATCTGCTGGACGAGGCCGTGGATTCCGGCAAGAACCCCTTCGTGCCGACGGAACGGAACGCCATGTGCACCATGCAGGCCGGCGGGCCGGCCGCCGCCCGGGTCGAAGGCACCTGGCACGGACAGCCGGTCGACGCCCGGTTCAGCCGCGCCAACGGCTGCGAGATCTCCCGCTGGAACAACCTCGTCCCCGTGCTCCCCTCCGCGCGGTAG
- a CDS encoding response regulator yields MSSRPSRGAARLAAILDALPDGLMLVNCNGTVVNANTIALEMFESPGTALVGRGLLDLLPEFDSRLIPGSMRRPDAVDEQGRTKPRRMTARRTDGTEYPVEVTSASLDSGQAAYNDIHSSFTGDELLMLVIRDLTGTVDTEAELARSQRQTEMILRAASEGVVGTDMDGRVVLVNPAAAQILGFRASDLGGKELHTLVLHSRADGEPFPYDGSPLSDTLKSGRKHRVRGQVLWAKSGAAVPVDLTTAPVRDGDQLVGAVMTFTDRRPYEELSEQHTAEVERLTAEHAAEIGELTERHRAGTTELVEAHTTELADRTERYTSELEETTERLTGLEERHTQLTAVLGTSLRGPLEELRAELSALAADPAGQLWPEANQILHHLAAGYARMATLVDNVLGYQRLDSGTEELTKQPVLLDSVVTAGIDGAVELIGPGRAQFAVHAPPIEAEVDAGRLVTALAHLVADVAGVDSTGRARPVPGGGHVDSTVVVAAAQRGDVVRIEVRGPFAGGDPVHVPIVRGIVRAHGGVLQTHEMPGMSGSAYVLEVPIGAGAGTIEPSAEPVPAPAPAPEPASASAPSPEPMPVQGSAPSPVPPSPPSADASAVLQDAPAAGPAAPDAVAPDALAHDAVALGAAARNAAAQNAAEPGGAVPGGAVPGGAVPEHAAGEPASQPAPGGRRRARRSSTDAFLDSPVHGPDSMDVPVAEPTGRRRARRAPADEETQGAEAVPPPGGEGSGRRRGRPSPAEAEAGPGAPDEQPRQAVALPAPSEGSVVTAAEGAQGGGGRPQRGQTVPPQGVPPEAAARQMPSADENRPALPALASPDASAQPGQPGQPGRQTGGRRARRTLTVSQERSTAPEPAGPRTAFALPPAEADRMPPAAPGGPAVGPVATGLPGAPVPSEAPGVPGVPELPDAQGPDVSPGRVGDAGVPETAGGVDDGTAERHDAVRTMPDAGHTPPQAHPVPSGRRRARPADVTEEPATERPGHPVPGQPLPAVPPQPDWAMADVSEQSEQSAQEPAASAVHGAAAAPAPDALRPGPDSTTHTTGTIATGPEATRHPADPAAPAPVRDTRRQPLPAEEPMPPSWDSESDSTQGRAFSVRTLGQGVPFAQHLAHQQNQTAAGAGRRRKLAAPPAAEPPAAAPQPEPSRPVPPASASPAPVPPSAPAPAPVPPQPVPGGSSSGAAQGSGSGQLLSAPVSEGRAYAIGAPDEGAEGPEPLDGPGGAVEVANRPQPLPVDDELPPEPLDNPRRLLVWPAPDVSTQQALSDRGYRPVIVHSREEVDAQIAAFPAALFVDPLTGPITRTALQSLRRAAVAAEVPVLVTAGLGQATREAAYGADPAVLLKALAPRDSDQHPPRVLVIEEHEEIAFALTETLERRGMQVARASGDSEAVDLATRMRPNLVVMDLMQVRRRRAGIVDWLRANGALNHTPLVVYTSAGLDESELGLLASGETVLFLAERSTSDEVQARIVDLLAKIGTN; encoded by the coding sequence GTGAGCAGCAGGCCATCCCGAGGCGCTGCTCGCCTCGCAGCCATACTCGACGCCCTACCGGACGGGCTCATGCTCGTCAACTGCAACGGCACGGTCGTCAACGCCAACACCATCGCCCTCGAGATGTTCGAGAGCCCGGGCACCGCACTCGTGGGGCGCGGACTGCTCGATCTGCTGCCGGAGTTCGACTCCAGGCTGATCCCGGGGTCGATGCGCAGGCCGGATGCTGTGGACGAGCAGGGCAGGACCAAGCCCAGGCGCATGACCGCGCGCCGGACCGACGGCACCGAGTACCCCGTCGAGGTCACCAGCGCGAGCCTGGACAGCGGTCAGGCCGCGTACAACGACATCCATTCCAGCTTCACCGGCGACGAACTGCTCATGCTCGTCATCCGGGACCTCACCGGCACCGTCGACACCGAGGCCGAGCTGGCCCGTTCGCAGCGGCAGACGGAGATGATCCTGCGGGCCGCGTCCGAGGGCGTAGTCGGCACGGACATGGACGGCCGGGTCGTCCTGGTCAACCCCGCCGCCGCGCAGATCCTCGGCTTCCGCGCCAGCGACCTGGGCGGCAAGGAGCTGCACACGCTGGTCCTGCACTCGCGGGCGGACGGCGAGCCTTTCCCGTACGACGGGTCCCCCCTGTCCGACACGCTCAAGTCGGGCCGCAAGCACCGGGTACGAGGGCAGGTGCTCTGGGCCAAGAGCGGCGCGGCGGTTCCGGTCGACCTGACGACGGCACCGGTCCGCGACGGCGACCAACTGGTGGGTGCGGTGATGACGTTCACCGATCGCAGGCCGTACGAGGAACTGTCCGAGCAGCACACGGCCGAGGTCGAACGACTCACCGCGGAGCACGCGGCGGAGATCGGCGAACTCACCGAGCGCCACCGCGCCGGGACCACCGAACTCGTCGAGGCGCACACCACCGAGCTGGCCGACCGCACCGAGCGGTACACCTCCGAGCTGGAGGAGACGACCGAACGGCTCACCGGCCTCGAAGAACGGCACACCCAGCTGACCGCGGTCCTGGGGACGTCCCTGCGCGGACCCCTGGAGGAACTGCGCGCCGAGCTCTCCGCGCTCGCCGCCGACCCGGCCGGCCAACTCTGGCCCGAGGCCAACCAGATCCTGCACCACCTCGCCGCGGGCTACGCCCGGATGGCCACGCTCGTCGACAACGTCCTCGGATACCAGCGTCTGGACAGTGGCACCGAGGAACTGACCAAGCAACCCGTACTGCTCGACTCGGTGGTGACTGCCGGTATCGACGGCGCGGTCGAGCTGATCGGTCCCGGCCGGGCGCAGTTCGCGGTGCACGCGCCGCCGATCGAGGCCGAGGTCGACGCCGGCCGGCTGGTCACGGCACTCGCCCACCTCGTGGCGGACGTGGCCGGAGTCGACTCGACGGGCCGGGCCAGGCCCGTGCCGGGCGGCGGTCACGTCGACTCGACCGTCGTGGTGGCGGCGGCGCAGCGGGGCGATGTCGTGCGCATCGAGGTGCGGGGGCCGTTCGCCGGGGGCGACCCGGTGCATGTGCCGATCGTGCGCGGAATCGTACGGGCCCACGGCGGCGTGCTCCAGACGCACGAGATGCCGGGGATGAGCGGCAGTGCGTACGTCCTGGAGGTGCCGATCGGCGCGGGTGCGGGGACGATCGAGCCGTCGGCCGAACCCGTGCCCGCGCCCGCTCCGGCGCCTGAACCCGCATCCGCATCCGCACCGTCGCCTGAGCCGATGCCCGTTCAGGGCTCCGCCCCCTCGCCCGTTCCCCCGTCCCCTCCGTCGGCCGACGCGTCCGCCGTGCTCCAGGACGCTCCCGCAGCCGGGCCCGCCGCACCGGATGCCGTCGCACCGGATGCCCTGGCGCACGATGCCGTCGCGCTCGGGGCCGCCGCGCGGAACGCGGCCGCGCAGAACGCCGCTGAACCGGGCGGTGCCGTTCCGGGCGGTGCCGTTCCGGGCGGTGCCGTTCCGGAGCACGCCGCCGGGGAGCCCGCCTCACAGCCCGCGCCGGGTGGTCGTCGAAGAGCTCGCAGGTCGTCGACGGACGCCTTCCTGGACAGCCCGGTGCACGGGCCCGACTCCATGGACGTGCCGGTGGCCGAGCCGACCGGGCGGCGCAGGGCGCGTCGCGCCCCGGCGGACGAGGAGACACAGGGCGCGGAAGCGGTCCCGCCCCCGGGGGGTGAAGGCTCCGGGCGCAGGCGTGGACGGCCCAGCCCGGCGGAGGCGGAGGCGGGGCCCGGCGCTCCGGACGAACAGCCCCGGCAGGCAGTCGCGTTGCCCGCCCCCTCCGAGGGGTCCGTGGTGACGGCGGCCGAGGGCGCTCAGGGCGGCGGTGGCCGTCCGCAGCGCGGGCAGACCGTGCCGCCCCAGGGCGTACCACCCGAGGCCGCGGCCCGGCAGATGCCCTCGGCCGACGAGAACCGGCCCGCTCTCCCGGCCCTCGCCTCCCCGGACGCGTCGGCACAGCCCGGTCAGCCGGGACAGCCGGGGCGGCAGACCGGTGGGCGGCGGGCCCGCAGGACGCTCACGGTGTCGCAGGAGCGTTCCACGGCTCCGGAGCCCGCGGGGCCGCGTACGGCGTTCGCACTGCCGCCCGCCGAAGCCGACCGGATGCCGCCCGCGGCACCCGGCGGGCCGGCCGTCGGCCCCGTCGCCACCGGTCTGCCCGGCGCTCCCGTCCCGTCGGAGGCCCCCGGCGTTCCCGGCGTCCCTGAACTGCCCGACGCCCAGGGGCCGGACGTCAGCCCGGGTCGCGTCGGCGACGCGGGGGTACCGGAGACGGCCGGTGGGGTCGACGACGGGACCGCCGAGCGCCATGACGCCGTGCGCACGATGCCGGACGCGGGCCACACCCCGCCCCAGGCACACCCCGTGCCGTCCGGCCGCCGCAGGGCACGCCCTGCGGACGTGACGGAGGAACCGGCCACCGAGCGGCCCGGTCACCCCGTACCGGGGCAGCCGCTGCCCGCCGTACCGCCGCAGCCCGACTGGGCGATGGCCGACGTGTCGGAGCAGTCGGAACAGTCGGCGCAGGAGCCGGCCGCGTCGGCGGTCCACGGCGCCGCGGCCGCTCCGGCACCGGACGCGCTCCGGCCGGGCCCCGACAGCACCACACACACCACCGGCACCATCGCGACCGGGCCGGAAGCGACACGCCACCCGGCCGATCCGGCTGCTCCCGCTCCCGTACGGGACACCCGGCGCCAGCCGCTGCCCGCCGAGGAGCCGATGCCCCCCTCCTGGGACTCGGAGTCGGACTCGACCCAGGGACGCGCCTTCAGCGTGCGGACCCTGGGACAGGGCGTCCCGTTCGCACAGCACCTGGCGCATCAGCAGAACCAGACGGCCGCGGGCGCCGGCCGCAGGCGTAAGCTCGCCGCCCCACCGGCCGCGGAGCCCCCGGCCGCTGCTCCGCAGCCCGAGCCGTCCCGTCCCGTCCCGCCGGCCTCCGCCTCGCCGGCTCCCGTACCTCCGTCGGCCCCCGCCCCGGCTCCGGTACCGCCTCAGCCGGTGCCCGGGGGGTCGTCGAGCGGAGCCGCCCAGGGTTCGGGTTCCGGTCAGTTGCTCTCCGCCCCCGTGTCCGAAGGGCGCGCGTACGCGATAGGCGCGCCGGACGAGGGCGCCGAAGGGCCTGAACCGCTGGACGGGCCGGGCGGCGCGGTCGAGGTCGCCAACCGTCCGCAGCCGCTCCCCGTCGACGACGAGCTGCCCCCGGAGCCGCTGGACAACCCGCGGCGGCTCCTGGTCTGGCCCGCCCCGGACGTCTCCACCCAGCAGGCCCTCAGCGATCGTGGCTACCGCCCGGTGATCGTCCACTCCCGTGAGGAGGTCGACGCCCAGATCGCGGCGTTCCCCGCCGCGCTCTTCGTCGACCCGCTGACCGGCCCGATCACACGCACCGCGTTGCAGTCGCTGCGCCGGGCGGCCGTGGCGGCCGAGGTCCCCGTCCTGGTGACGGCCGGTCTGGGGCAGGCGACCAGGGAGGCCGCGTACGGGGCCGATCCCGCCGTGCTCCTCAAGGCGCTCGCACCGCGCGACAGCGACCAGCATCCGCCACGTGTCCTGGTGATCGAGGAACACGAGGAGATCGCGTTCGCCCTCACGGAGACGCTGGAACGCCGTGGCATGCAGGTGGCGCGGGCCTCCGGCGACAGCGAGGCGGTCGACCTCGCCACCCGGATGCGGCCGAACCTGGTCGTGATGGACCTGATGCAGGTACGCCGCCGGCGCGCCGGGATCGTCGACTGGCTGCGCGCGAACGGCGCGCTGAACCACACGCCGCTCGTCGTCTACACCTCGGCCGGCCTCGACGAGTCGGAGCTCGGGCTGCTGGCCTCGGGCGAGACCGTCCTGTTCCTGGCCGAGCGCTCGACGAGTGACGAGGTGCAGGCCCGGATCGTCGACCTGCTGGCGAAGATAGGGACGAACTGA